In the genome of Monodelphis domestica isolate mMonDom1 chromosome 2, mMonDom1.pri, whole genome shotgun sequence, one region contains:
- the MFSD4B gene encoding sodium-dependent glucose transporter 1 isoform X1 translates to MVLYAAFLGLGLSIAILGPTFQDLAINVNRNISDISYIFVGRACGYLSGSVIGGILFDRFNHTLILALSMLGTSVGLCLVPFCKKAILLVVMMAGLGMSTGMLDTGGNVIILHIWRGEAAPHLQALHFTFALGAFLAPLLAKLALGSSGPSENHTIADMSNHSELSPPPVADSEAIFGVPANENLLWAYMVIGTYVLVIFFFFIILFFQKSPNQEKTKATAQKSRTAKHKNVLLGLLFVFFFFYVGAEVTYGSYIFSFAMLHAGMSESQAAGLNSAFWGTFAACRGMAICFATCMKPGTMIVLCNVGSLASSLLLVIFDKNHICLWVATAVYGASMATTFPSGISWIEQYMTIKGKAAALFVIGAAMGEMVIPAVVGVLQGKYPYLPGVLYVSLGSAIATVVLFPIMYKLATAPLDRKIQESRRSEDQKALLSSRFNDEDEDDDDDDDVEEGAEEEWNEADFEMIEMNNTMRNSVIETSRKILRESPVETSSQLLSNDIPFSSSLVITGNSPVKHLNTEREKND, encoded by the exons gGTCTGAGTATTGCTATATTAGGACCCACATTTCAAGACTTGGCTATAAATGTGAACCGAAACATCAgtgatatttcttatatttttgtgGGCCGTGCCTGTGGGTATCTAAGTGGTTCTGTGATTGGTGGAATCCTCTTTGACCGCTTCAATCATACTTTAATTTTGG CACTATCAATGCTAGGGACATCTGTTGGACTCTGCCTTGTCCCCTTTTGTAAGAAAGCAATATTACTGGTGGTTATGATGGCTGGCCTTGGAATGTCTACTGGAATGTTAGACACTG gTGGCAATGTGATCATCCTGCATATATGGAGAGGTGAAGCAGCCCCACATCTGCAGGCCTTGCATTTCACTTTTGCTTTGGGGGCCTTTTTGGCTCCCTTACTGGCGAAGTTGGCTTTGGGCAGTTCTGGGCCCTCTGAAAACCACACAATAGCTGATATGTCAAACCACTCTGAGCTCAGCCCACCACCTGTAGCCGACTCAGAAGCAATATTTGGAGTACCTGCTAATGAAAATTTGCTTTGGGCTTATATGGTTATAGGAACTTATGTTTTggtgatatttttcttctttattattttatttttccaaaaaagtccaaatcaagagaaaacaaaagcaactGCTCAGAAATCTCGAACTGCAAAACACAAGAATGTTCTTCTTGGactcctttttgtatttttctttttttatgtaggAGCAGAGGTCACGTATGGctcttacattttctcttttgcaaTGCTCCATGCTGGCATGAGTGAAAGCCAAGCAGCAGGCTTGAACTCTGCCTTCTGGGGGACATTTGCTGCTTGCAGGGGCATGGCGATCTGTTTTGCTACTTGTATGAAGCCTGGAACCATGATTGTGTTGTGCAATGTGGGCAGTTTGGCTTCTTCCTTGCTCCTGGTGATTTTTGATAAGAACCACATTTGTCTCTGGGTGGCAACTGCAGTATATGGGGCTTCAATGGCTACCACCTTTCCCAGTGGCATTTCCTGGATTGAACAGTACATGACCATTAAAGGCAAAGCTGCTGCTTTATTTGTAATTGGTGCTGCCATGGGAGAAATGGTCATTCCTGCAGTGGTTGGAGTACTTCAAGGAAAATACCCTTATCTTCCAGGAGTTTTGTATGTTTCTTTGGGGTCAGCTATTGCAACAGTGGTTTTGTTTCCTATCATGTACAAATTGGCCACTGCCCCTCTTGACAGGAAGATTCAGGAAAGTAGAAGGAGTGAAGACCAGAAAGCATTACTATCTTCTAGATTtaatgatgaagatgaagatgatgatgatgatgatgatgtggaaGAGGGTGCTGAAGAAGAATGGAATGAAGCTGATTTTGAAATGATTGAAATGAACAATACGATGAGGAATTCAGTAATAGAGACATCTAGAAAAATTTTGAGAGAATCCCCAGTAGAAACCTCTAGTCAATTATTGTCAAATGACATACCTTTCAGTTCTTCTCTGGTTATTACTGGCAACTCCCCTGTGAAGCACCTTAATACGGAGCGGGAAAAAAATGACTAA
- the MFSD4B gene encoding sodium-dependent glucose transporter 1 isoform X2 yields MLGTSVGLCLVPFCKKAILLVVMMAGLGMSTGMLDTGGNVIILHIWRGEAAPHLQALHFTFALGAFLAPLLAKLALGSSGPSENHTIADMSNHSELSPPPVADSEAIFGVPANENLLWAYMVIGTYVLVIFFFFIILFFQKSPNQEKTKATAQKSRTAKHKNVLLGLLFVFFFFYVGAEVTYGSYIFSFAMLHAGMSESQAAGLNSAFWGTFAACRGMAICFATCMKPGTMIVLCNVGSLASSLLLVIFDKNHICLWVATAVYGASMATTFPSGISWIEQYMTIKGKAAALFVIGAAMGEMVIPAVVGVLQGKYPYLPGVLYVSLGSAIATVVLFPIMYKLATAPLDRKIQESRRSEDQKALLSSRFNDEDEDDDDDDDVEEGAEEEWNEADFEMIEMNNTMRNSVIETSRKILRESPVETSSQLLSNDIPFSSSLVITGNSPVKHLNTEREKND; encoded by the exons ATGCTAGGGACATCTGTTGGACTCTGCCTTGTCCCCTTTTGTAAGAAAGCAATATTACTGGTGGTTATGATGGCTGGCCTTGGAATGTCTACTGGAATGTTAGACACTG gTGGCAATGTGATCATCCTGCATATATGGAGAGGTGAAGCAGCCCCACATCTGCAGGCCTTGCATTTCACTTTTGCTTTGGGGGCCTTTTTGGCTCCCTTACTGGCGAAGTTGGCTTTGGGCAGTTCTGGGCCCTCTGAAAACCACACAATAGCTGATATGTCAAACCACTCTGAGCTCAGCCCACCACCTGTAGCCGACTCAGAAGCAATATTTGGAGTACCTGCTAATGAAAATTTGCTTTGGGCTTATATGGTTATAGGAACTTATGTTTTggtgatatttttcttctttattattttatttttccaaaaaagtccaaatcaagagaaaacaaaagcaactGCTCAGAAATCTCGAACTGCAAAACACAAGAATGTTCTTCTTGGactcctttttgtatttttctttttttatgtaggAGCAGAGGTCACGTATGGctcttacattttctcttttgcaaTGCTCCATGCTGGCATGAGTGAAAGCCAAGCAGCAGGCTTGAACTCTGCCTTCTGGGGGACATTTGCTGCTTGCAGGGGCATGGCGATCTGTTTTGCTACTTGTATGAAGCCTGGAACCATGATTGTGTTGTGCAATGTGGGCAGTTTGGCTTCTTCCTTGCTCCTGGTGATTTTTGATAAGAACCACATTTGTCTCTGGGTGGCAACTGCAGTATATGGGGCTTCAATGGCTACCACCTTTCCCAGTGGCATTTCCTGGATTGAACAGTACATGACCATTAAAGGCAAAGCTGCTGCTTTATTTGTAATTGGTGCTGCCATGGGAGAAATGGTCATTCCTGCAGTGGTTGGAGTACTTCAAGGAAAATACCCTTATCTTCCAGGAGTTTTGTATGTTTCTTTGGGGTCAGCTATTGCAACAGTGGTTTTGTTTCCTATCATGTACAAATTGGCCACTGCCCCTCTTGACAGGAAGATTCAGGAAAGTAGAAGGAGTGAAGACCAGAAAGCATTACTATCTTCTAGATTtaatgatgaagatgaagatgatgatgatgatgatgatgtggaaGAGGGTGCTGAAGAAGAATGGAATGAAGCTGATTTTGAAATGATTGAAATGAACAATACGATGAGGAATTCAGTAATAGAGACATCTAGAAAAATTTTGAGAGAATCCCCAGTAGAAACCTCTAGTCAATTATTGTCAAATGACATACCTTTCAGTTCTTCTCTGGTTATTACTGGCAACTCCCCTGTGAAGCACCTTAATACGGAGCGGGAAAAAAATGACTAA